The Dendropsophus ebraccatus isolate aDenEbr1 chromosome 6, aDenEbr1.pat, whole genome shotgun sequence nucleotide sequence tcctcctttaTAGAGCATCACAACAGGAATCTGCGCAATTCTCGCTTCCCGGAACCTGGGCTATGCCAGAATCGTGAGTCTCCTCTAGTAGCCATCTTTGAGGACTTCTTCCTGCAGGTCCTGAGACCTCTTGGCTGATGTAGTTATGACTGTCCTGTTTGTCCACAGCATTGGCCCCTGCTAGTCTTGGCCCTGGTGAACGCCCTGCTCTCTGCAGCATGTTTTGTGGGGCTTGTCCTGTCCGTGTCGTTAACCATTGCGAATGGAGGCAAGAATCTTATTTCTGGATGTAACGCAACAGTCCTACCTGCTGATACCCGCTCCGTCATTATGAGCAATGAGTGCCCCTTTGACACAACGCGAATCTATGTAAGTGccttatatttcttttttttgtctcTCCACAATGCAAAAGGTTATCTGCAGTATATCAAAtctcactgagaatacagcctatccgtcactagagatcagtgacatcactgagaatacagcctatccatcactagagatcagtgacatcactgagattaCAGCCTATccctcactagagatcagtggtgacatcactgagaatacagcctatccatcactagagatcagcggtgacatcactgagaatacagcctatccatcactagagatcagcggtgacatcactgagaatacagcctatccatcactagagatcagcggtgacatcactgagaatacagcctatccatcactagagatcagcggtgacatcactgagaatatagcctatccatcactagagatcagcggtgacatcactgagaatacagcctatccatcactagagatcagtgacatcactgagaatacagcctatccatcactagagatcagtgacatcactgagaatacagcctatccatcactagagatcagtgacatcactgagaatacagcctatccctcactacagatcagtgacatcactgagaatacagcctatccatcactagagatcagcggtgacatcactgagaatacagcctatccatcactagagatcagcagggacatcactgagaatacagcctatccctcactagagatcagtgacatcactgagaatacagcctatccatcactagagatcagcggtcacatcactgagaatacagcctatccatcactagagatcagtgacatcactgagaatacagcctatccatcactagagatcagcggtgacatcactgagaatacagcctatccatcactagagatcagcagtgacatcactgagaatacagcctatccatcactagagatcagcggtgacatcactgagaatacagcctatccatcactagagatcagcggtgacatcactgagaatacagcctatccatcactagagatcagcggtgacatcactgagaatacagcctatccatcactagagatcagcggtgacatcactgagaatacagcctatccatcactagagatcagcggtgacatcactgagaatacagcctatccatcactagagatcagcggtgacaacactgagaatacagcctatccatcactagagatcagcggtgacatcacagagaatacagcctatccatcactagagatcagtgacatcacagagaatacagcctatccatcactagagatcagcggtgacatcactgagaatacagcctatccatcactagagatcagcggtgacatcactgagaatacagcctatccatcactagagatcagcggtgatatcactgagaatacagcgtatccatcactagagatcagtgacatcactgagaatacagcctatccctcactagagatcagtgacatcacagagaatacagcctatctatcactagagatcagcggtgacatcactgagaatacagcctatccatcactagagatcagcagtgacatcactgagaatacagcctatccatcactagagatcagcagtgacatcactgagaatacagcctatccatcactagagatcagtgacatcacagagaatacagcctatctatcactagagatcagcggtgacatcactgagaatacagcctatccatcactagagatcagcagtgacatcactgagaatacagcctatccatcacaagagatcagtgacatcacagagaatacagcctatccatcactagagatcagcagtgacatcactgtgaatacagcctatccatcactagagatcagcggtgacatcactgagaatacatcactgagaatacaacctatcactagagatcagtgacatcactgagaatacagcctatccatcactagagatcagtgacatcactgagaatacagcctatccatcactagagatcagtgacatcactgagaatacagcctatccatcactagagatcagtgacatcactgagaatacagcctatccatcactagagatcagtgacatcactgagaatacagcctatccatcactagatatcagtgacatcactgagaatacagcctatccatcactagagatcagtgacatcactgagaatacagcctatccatcactagagatcagtgacatcactgagaatacagcctatccctcactacagatcagtgacatcactgagaatacagcctatccatcactagagatcagcggtgacattgAGTCCAGACCGCCTGGCCCCTCTCCACTCAGAGCCTGTATGTTTGTTGTCTTCCGGTAGTTCTCACGTTCTCCTCTTTGGTTGTGTTGTGGTGGACATCACCTATTACTTTCCTTGCTCCGTATAATCGCCATGTCTTCTCCTGTGTAGGATACCACCTTGGCTCTCTGGTTCCCTTCCATGTTCCTGTCTGCGGTGGAGGCGGCCCTCTCCATCCGATGTTGTGTGGTGGCGTTTATCCTGCGAGGAATTGGTCCATGTGCAGAGAGTTATCTGAGGCAGCGGGTACGTGAGGGGTCTCCCTTGTCTCATCTCTTGGGGTTCTAGCTTCAATGGGTCGTACAGTCCGGTAACATTGTGTAGAAGAGGAGTAGCACTGGCAGAGTATGGCTGCCCAGAGGATGGCGCCTACCTCGTGTAGAGTCACCCAAGAATGTGAATCGCCCAAACGGTGGCTTTTCAGCTGTTCTAAAACTACAACTCTGCTGCATTTTGGGGTTGGGGATCAGTGCCAGAAACCTGATTTATAGATGAGGAAGATTCCAGATCCCGAACATCTGTGATGAAGTAATAGTTGGGAATCATCAGCCTGTCGGGGCGACATCGGCCATTGTAAACTCTTGTGGTAACATGACTTGTGTCTCAGCTTCAGGAAGAGGAAGCCGagaaggagaggatggaggaCGTTGTGAGGCCAGAGACCCATCAGCTGATAGAGGCACAAGCATAGAGGATGCCCTAGAGGTGAGGGATGACTGGGCGGTCTGGTGGTGTAGATGAGGCCACTCGGGGACGGATTGCTGATCCTCATACGTTCTTACAGATGTTCTGCTGCTCTCGGGCTGGATGCACGGACGCCCTGGATCCTCCACCCATCTGGCTTCTCGTCTGGTTCAcggttttattatgttttattgctGTATATCTGCTATTGCTTTGTTTGGTGATTTGTGTATTTTCTGATAACTTAATAAATAAGATTTTCTTACTATTCCACGTCCTATAATGCTGGGGATGTGTATTCTAGCTCCTGCTGTGGTCTGATCACACTCCATCCATGTGGCTTGGGGGTCTCATAAACTAgtagtagatatatatatatcataaaaatcagtctgtctgtctgtccttcagtctgtctgtccttcagtctgtctgtccttcagtctgtctgtccttcagtctgtctgtcccatatagacttccaaacacctgaaccgtttgaccccaaatttggcccacagatacattgggtgcccgggaaggttattgcgaaggtcccgtccccgccagatgtacaggaggggagggggaggggaaagagaggcgccccatagagatgaatgggaaaatctcctcactgcaaacacaggtgatataattagctgcagcagacacggcagttggagccttagcaaccaataggattactgctttcattttcacagggagcaatggttgctagggaagctgcctcacaacatccacagtaataactggtagaccccctactccatctatacagtacaggtatacaggaccccctactccatccatacagtacatgtatatacaggacccctactccatctatacagtacatgtatacaggaccccctactccatctatacagtacatgtatataaaggaccccctactccatctatacagtacatgtatatacaggaccccctactccatctatacagtacatgtatatacaggaccccctactccatctatacagtacatgtatatacaggaccccctactccatctatacagtacatgtatatacaggaccccctactccatctatacagtacatatatatacaggaccccctactccatctatacagtacatgtatacagggccccctactccatctatacagtacaggtatacaggaccccctactccatctatacagtacatgtatatacaggaccccctactccatctatacagtacatatatatatgtatatacagggccccctactccatctatacagtacaggtatacaggaccccctactccatctatacagtacatgtatatacaggaccccctactccatctatacagtacatatatacaggaccccctactata carries:
- the KRTCAP3 gene encoding keratinocyte-associated protein 3; translated protein: MAAGRSGGELCGFSLEKGPRQLMRAGIALIFVGHVNFILGAIVHGTVLRHVANPEKRVSPEYCTANIISVVSGLLSITTGICAILASRNLGYARIHWPLLVLALVNALLSAACFVGLVLSVSLTIANGGKNLISGCNATVLPADTRSVIMSNECPFDTTRIYDTTLALWFPSMFLSAVEAALSIRCCVVAFILRGIGPCAESYLRQRLQEEEAEKERMEDVVRPETHQLIEAQA